From a single Pempheris klunzingeri isolate RE-2024b chromosome 2, fPemKlu1.hap1, whole genome shotgun sequence genomic region:
- the myl9b gene encoding myosin regulatory light polypeptide 9b — MSSKRAKGKTTKKRPQRATSNVFAMFDQSQIQEFKEAFNMIDQNRDGFIDKEDLHDMLASLGKNPSDEYLEGMMSEAPGPINFTMFLTMFGERLNGTDPEDVIRNAFACFDEEGSGVIHEDHLRELLTTMGDRFTDEEVDELFREAPIDKKGNFNYAEFTRILKHGAKDKDDE, encoded by the exons ATGTCGAGCAAGCGTGCCAAGGGAAAGACCACCAAGAAGCGCCCCCAGAGGGCCACCTCCAACGTCTTCGCCATGTTCGACCAGTCTCAGATCCAGGAGTTCAAAGAGGCGTTCAACATGATCGACCAGAACAGGGACGGGTTCATCGACAAGGAGGATCTGCACGACATGCTGGCCTCTCTGG GTAAGAACCCCTCTGATGAATACCTGGAGGGGATGATGAGCGAAGCACCAGGGCCCATCAACTTCACCATGTTCCTCACCATGTTTGGAGAGAGGCTCAACGGAACAGACCCCGAGGATGTGATCCGCAACGCCTTCGCCTGTTTTGATGAGGAAGGATCTG GTGTGATCCACGAGGACCACCTGAGAGAGCTGCTGACCACCATGGGCGATCGCTTCACGGATGAAGAGGTGGACGAGCTGTTCCGCGAGGCGCCCATCGACAAGAAGGGCAACTTCAACTACGCAGAGTTCACCCGCATCCTAAAACACGGCGCCAAAGACAAGGATGACGAGTAA